The following are encoded together in the Citrus sinensis cultivar Valencia sweet orange chromosome 1, DVS_A1.0, whole genome shotgun sequence genome:
- the LOC112498790 gene encoding uncharacterized protein LOC112498790 — protein sequence MTYNCGLCGKGYRSSKALAQHLNSRSQIMWATQGTSNEKKETVTIKPIPLRDANNLAVVGGRPSLDVWQILTTQFGARSRSRVLHLRTQIQTTRKGSMTVHEYYTKMKTPLDALRAAGNNMGDEDFILCLLVGLGSEYDSIVTTINAQSESTMLSYVYGMLLSHENRIEY from the coding sequence ATGACATACAATTGTGGTCTTTGTGGAAAAGGGTATAGAAGCTCTAAGGCTCTTGCTCAGCATCTCAACTCACGAAGCCAAATTATGTGGGCTACTCAAGGAACGAGTAATGAAAAGAAGGAGACGGTAACAATTAAGCCAATTCCGCTTCGTGATGCAAATAATCTTGCTGTTGTTGGAGGAAGACCTTCTCTAGACGTATGGCAGATCCTTACTACTCAATTTGGGGCAAGATCTAGATCCAGAGTTTTGCACTTGAGAACTCAGATTCAAACCACAAGGAAGGGATCGATGACAGTTCATGAATACTATACAAAGATGAAAACCCCTCTAGATGCATTAAGAGCAGCTGGTAACAACATGGGCGATGAAGATTTTATACTTTGCTTGCTTGTTGGCCTAGGATCTGAGTATGATTCGATTGTCACTACAATCAATGCTCAATCTGAAAGCACAATGCTCTCTTATGTGTATGGAATGCTATTGAGTCATGAAAATAGGATTGAGTATTAA